The Sinomonas sp. P10A9 genome includes a window with the following:
- a CDS encoding MFS transporter yields MASGQTSATQTELVARLERLPITRRLTMIRVVIGSATFFDAYTVLAIAFAMPQLVTEWHLSAGEVGVILSAGYLGQLFGSLVFGSLAERIGRMPTLAITIVLFVSMDLACLFAWGAWSMIVMRFLQGIGTGGEVPVASAYINEFVGARRRGRFFLLYEVIFPVGLMFAGIAGFFLVPVFGWKAMFIVGLVPAVLTIPLRWLMPESPRWLAAVGRTAKAEAVVAMLEREAVKAGHALAEPEVRPVAPVEGRSDWRELFRGVYRKRTLMIWGLWVSGYVVNNGLITWLPTLYKEVFHVPLQTSLAYGWVTSSVGVVASVICALLIDRVGRKRWYSVAFLVSTVPLVVLGALGAVSAVQVVLFASIAYAILQTVSFSLYLYSAELYPTRLRAIGTGFGSAWLRAGSSLGPLLVAWIMDGFGISWVFIVFAGIAALGGLITIFFAIETKGRVLEELSP; encoded by the coding sequence ATGGCCAGCGGACAGACTTCCGCGACACAGACCGAGCTCGTCGCGAGACTCGAGCGGCTGCCGATCACCCGGCGCCTCACGATGATCCGCGTCGTCATCGGCTCCGCCACCTTCTTCGACGCGTACACGGTCCTCGCGATCGCGTTCGCGATGCCCCAGCTCGTGACCGAGTGGCACCTCAGCGCCGGCGAGGTCGGCGTGATCCTCTCCGCCGGCTACCTCGGCCAGCTCTTCGGGTCGCTGGTCTTCGGCAGCCTCGCCGAGCGCATCGGGCGCATGCCCACCCTGGCGATCACCATCGTGCTGTTCGTGAGCATGGACCTCGCGTGCCTGTTCGCGTGGGGCGCCTGGTCCATGATCGTGATGCGGTTCCTCCAGGGCATCGGCACCGGCGGCGAGGTGCCGGTGGCGAGCGCGTACATCAACGAATTCGTCGGCGCCCGGCGCCGCGGCCGGTTCTTCCTCCTCTACGAGGTCATCTTCCCCGTGGGCCTCATGTTCGCCGGGATCGCGGGCTTCTTCCTCGTCCCGGTGTTCGGTTGGAAGGCCATGTTCATCGTGGGGCTCGTCCCCGCCGTCCTCACCATCCCGCTGCGCTGGCTCATGCCCGAATCGCCTCGATGGCTCGCCGCCGTGGGGCGCACCGCGAAGGCCGAGGCCGTCGTGGCGATGCTCGAGCGGGAGGCCGTCAAGGCCGGCCACGCGCTCGCCGAGCCGGAGGTCCGGCCGGTCGCCCCTGTCGAGGGCCGCTCCGACTGGCGCGAGCTGTTCCGGGGCGTCTACCGCAAGCGCACCCTCATGATCTGGGGCCTGTGGGTGAGCGGGTACGTGGTCAACAACGGCCTCATCACCTGGCTGCCCACCCTCTACAAGGAGGTCTTCCATGTGCCGCTCCAGACGAGTCTGGCCTACGGCTGGGTGACTTCCAGCGTTGGCGTCGTTGCGTCCGTGATCTGCGCGCTGCTGATCGACCGCGTGGGCCGCAAGCGCTGGTACTCGGTGGCGTTCCTCGTCTCCACCGTCCCGCTAGTGGTGCTCGGCGCCCTGGGCGCGGTCTCCGCGGTGCAGGTCGTCCTCTTCGCGAGCATCGCCTACGCGATCCTCCAGACGGTCTCCTTCTCGCTGTACCTCTACTCGGCCGAGCTGTACCCGACACGGCTGCGGGCCATCGGCACGGGTTTCGGGAGCGCGTGGCTCCGTGCGGGCTCGAGTCTCGGGCCGCTGCTGGTCGCGTGGATCATGGACGGCTTCGGGATCTCGTGGGTGTTCATCGTGTTCGCCGGGATCGCGGCACTGGGCGGACTCATCACCATCTTCTTCGCGATCGAGACGAAGGGCCGCGTGCTCGAGGAGTTGTCCCCGTGA
- a CDS encoding MEDS domain-containing protein — protein sequence MNERIHRPRREDRWPVGHLGWAFMGLPEFEGRVASFLVEGHARGERQVFIVDDPRAALWPKGLVERGDLLIFSTAEAYGQAMIIDAAAQRAAFESSLAEAIELGYTGLRIAADNTSLTLDPERLEAWMRWEEEAELLMQAKPITGLCAFDRTRSDAATIKALMSMHPVAVGF from the coding sequence GTGAACGAGCGCATCCACCGGCCGCGGCGAGAGGACCGGTGGCCGGTCGGCCATCTCGGATGGGCTTTCATGGGCTTACCCGAATTCGAGGGTCGCGTCGCATCGTTTCTGGTCGAAGGACACGCCCGCGGCGAGCGCCAGGTCTTCATCGTCGACGACCCTAGGGCTGCACTCTGGCCCAAGGGCCTCGTGGAGCGGGGCGACCTCCTGATCTTCAGCACGGCCGAGGCGTATGGCCAAGCGATGATCATCGATGCAGCTGCACAACGGGCAGCCTTCGAGAGTTCCCTGGCAGAGGCCATCGAGCTCGGCTACACGGGACTTCGGATTGCGGCGGACAACACCAGCCTGACCTTGGATCCCGAGCGGCTCGAGGCGTGGATGCGCTGGGAGGAAGAGGCCGAGCTCCTGATGCAGGCTAAGCCCATCACCGGGCTGTGTGCCTTCGACCGTACGAGGAGCGATGCCGCGACAATCAAGGCTCTGATGAGCATGCACCCGGTCGCCGTTGGCTTCTAG